A genomic stretch from Aerosakkonema funiforme FACHB-1375 includes:
- a CDS encoding Uma2 family endonuclease, producing MLKYNPRHYLPSSEELPDSDDTPVDNQLQHLIPGLLEAILALVWANRMDWFFGVDMGVYYDPEEPAVVPDGFLSLGVERVFDENLRLSYVFWEENHTPPIMVLEVVSQTRRGEYTKKKKLYAELDVLFYVVYNPQRRRKSPLEVYRLVDGEYVLLPQENPVWLPEIGLGIGRERGNYQGITREWLYWYDEQGQRLLTPEERILQAEQRARDVEQKAERLAEKLRELGIDPNSLN from the coding sequence ATGTTAAAGTATAACCCAAGACATTACTTACCCTCTTCCGAAGAACTACCCGACTCTGACGATACACCAGTGGATAATCAATTACAACATTTAATTCCCGGTTTGCTAGAAGCAATCTTAGCCTTAGTTTGGGCAAACCGCATGGATTGGTTTTTTGGTGTTGATATGGGGGTATATTACGACCCCGAAGAACCTGCTGTAGTTCCAGATGGATTTCTTAGTTTAGGAGTAGAAAGAGTTTTTGATGAAAATTTGCGCCTCAGTTATGTTTTTTGGGAAGAAAATCATACTCCTCCTATTATGGTGCTAGAAGTTGTTTCCCAGACACGGCGGGGAGAATATACCAAAAAGAAAAAACTTTATGCCGAATTGGATGTATTGTTTTATGTGGTATATAATCCTCAACGCCGCCGCAAATCACCATTAGAAGTATATCGTTTGGTGGATGGTGAATATGTTTTGCTACCGCAAGAAAATCCAGTTTGGCTACCTGAAATTGGGTTAGGAATTGGGAGAGAAAGGGGAAATTATCAGGGAATAACGCGAGAATGGCTTTATTGGTATGATGAACAAGGACAAAGATTGCTGACACCTGAAGAACGGATTTTGCAAGCGGAACAACGCGCCCGTGATGTGGAACAAAAAGCCGAAAGATTGGCGGAAAAATTGCGAGAATTAGGGATAGATCCAAATTCTTTAAATTGA
- a CDS encoding tetratricopeptide repeat protein has product MQTLHIRLAEIDGDCIELRYYFDRPSQYETQQLKLSGIDNLLKQAKRDYYLGRPALVDIGKQLFVWLDGNGRWLSRAIDKSKDGGLILAIDAGQKLAHLPWEVLHDGIDFLVKRVNPVTIPIRQVGWVEETKPNIIEARPLRVLFMATSPQAVEPVLDFEREEARILEDTAELPLMLRVEESGCIEELGKLWKRYKEPFDVFHLTGHASIPTAEPFTPYFITETDTGEAYHATAAEIEKVFRHRWPQLIFLSGCRTGQAAENGAVPSMAAKLIELGAKAVLGWGRPVLETSATVAAAKLYGALAAGDELAAALADTYQYLIEENIPDWHLLRLYVGGECPAALVEPLGDAIWIPNEPIGQQFLDPATQQVRVATPEEFVGRRRTLQRCLKQLRTPSNLGVLLHGMGGVGKSTVTARLLERLIGYEMIFVYRGLDEYKLLRLLAEKCTSEKGQEILNGKLPLMQRLSLFLQQGLNYPEQRFAFVLDDFEANLELQNGMAVLQSEVVDVLMSLLKGITNSKLPHRVIITSRYDFALPELNHRLHREPLAALRGADLEKKYDRLPAFNSTSKVDVDLQAKAKRIADGNPRLLNWLDKILLAERVNNHLILQEMEKAEAEFRENILAAELLKQQPAGLVKMLGLALVYELPVPKVAIAAVCGNISNLDSHVERAGILGLLEMSNPQAEFHYRVPRILASLLEFPADAETIYRTAGQFLYRIWWEESETKLEEEALEIHRLALLGKETEIAVKLAKVLAINWNNKSRFREAVQLCKLTLKLNEDYRILHELARSEEALEKVELAQQFYQQALSICPPENETEKAKIIHNLAGSYVTTADIEKAFALFQQSLELFERMGNLQGKAATLHELGYMYVNRRDIEKAFPFLQQSLDLKERIGDVQGKAATLHELGRSYAKTGDIKRAIAYYQQSLELTERIGDVQGKAATLHGLANIYADTGDIDNAIAYYQQSLELNERIGNVRGKAATLHCLAIIYADMGELEKAIAYYQQSLEITERIGDVKTKAATLNNLGYIYANTGDIENAIAFYQQSLELDERIGDVQGKAATLHNLADIYASTGEMEKASGFYQQSLKLHERIGNAQGKAANLHCLAIIYANTGDIDQAIAFYQQSLELKERTGNVQGKAITLGMLGQLLAYKRGEFDTALNYLQQSLEILQRIKSPDAETAKGIITRVQKMAASSKPVNSENPSLQKPGFFKKPGFYFSVGMFRRYLVWGCVLLVLAMAVWVFFKQEKREEKHYRSYNMVQRNPVS; this is encoded by the coding sequence ATGCAAACCCTCCATATTCGACTGGCGGAAATTGACGGGGATTGTATCGAATTACGTTATTATTTTGACCGTCCCAGTCAGTACGAAACCCAACAACTGAAATTATCCGGCATCGACAACTTGCTCAAACAGGCGAAACGGGATTACTATTTGGGCAGACCCGCTTTAGTCGATATCGGTAAACAGTTATTTGTCTGGCTGGATGGAAACGGACGCTGGTTAAGTCGCGCTATTGACAAAAGTAAAGATGGTGGCTTGATTTTAGCCATTGATGCGGGTCAGAAATTGGCGCATTTGCCTTGGGAAGTTCTCCACGATGGCATAGATTTTTTGGTAAAACGAGTTAATCCCGTCACCATTCCCATCCGCCAGGTAGGTTGGGTTGAGGAAACCAAACCCAACATCATCGAAGCGCGTCCTTTGCGGGTATTGTTTATGGCGACATCTCCCCAAGCGGTGGAACCAGTGCTAGATTTTGAACGGGAAGAAGCGCGAATTCTGGAAGATACTGCCGAATTACCGCTAATGTTGCGGGTGGAGGAAAGCGGTTGTATTGAAGAATTGGGAAAACTTTGGAAACGCTACAAAGAACCTTTTGATGTTTTCCACCTGACGGGACACGCTTCCATTCCCACGGCAGAACCTTTCACACCATATTTTATTACCGAAACCGACACGGGGGAAGCTTACCACGCAACCGCCGCAGAAATCGAGAAAGTTTTTCGCCATCGATGGCCACAATTAATATTTTTATCAGGTTGTCGTACCGGACAAGCAGCCGAAAATGGCGCAGTTCCTTCAATGGCAGCCAAATTGATTGAGTTGGGGGCCAAAGCCGTGTTAGGCTGGGGTCGTCCGGTGTTGGAAACTTCCGCGACGGTAGCAGCAGCCAAACTTTACGGCGCATTGGCGGCGGGAGATGAACTAGCGGCAGCTTTGGCTGATACTTATCAATATTTAATAGAGGAAAATATCCCCGATTGGCATTTGCTGCGGTTGTATGTTGGCGGCGAATGTCCGGCGGCGTTGGTGGAACCTTTGGGAGATGCGATTTGGATACCTAACGAACCTATCGGACAGCAATTTTTAGACCCCGCTACCCAGCAAGTGCGAGTGGCGACACCGGAAGAATTTGTGGGAAGGCGGCGGACGTTGCAACGCTGTTTGAAGCAATTGCGGACACCCAGCAATTTGGGGGTTCTGCTTCACGGTATGGGAGGGGTGGGAAAAAGTACGGTGACGGCGCGACTGCTGGAACGGTTGATTGGGTATGAAATGATTTTTGTTTATCGCGGTTTGGATGAATATAAGTTGCTGCGTTTGTTGGCAGAAAAATGTACTTCGGAGAAAGGACAGGAAATTTTAAATGGTAAATTACCTTTAATGCAGCGTTTGAGTTTGTTTTTGCAGCAAGGTTTGAATTATCCAGAACAGCGATTTGCGTTCGTGTTGGATGATTTTGAGGCGAATTTGGAATTGCAGAATGGGATGGCGGTTTTGCAGTCGGAAGTTGTGGATGTGCTGATGTCGCTGCTGAAGGGAATAACTAATAGTAAGTTGCCGCATCGAGTGATTATCACTTCTCGCTATGATTTTGCATTACCGGAACTGAATCATCGCCTGCATCGGGAACCTTTGGCGGCGTTGCGAGGTGCAGATTTAGAAAAAAAGTATGACCGCCTCCCTGCTTTTAATTCTACCTCGAAGGTGGATGTCGATTTGCAAGCGAAGGCGAAAAGAATTGCCGATGGAAATCCTCGGTTATTAAATTGGCTGGATAAGATTTTACTGGCAGAACGGGTAAATAATCACCTGATTTTGCAGGAGATGGAAAAGGCGGAAGCGGAGTTTCGCGAGAATATTTTGGCAGCGGAATTGTTGAAGCAGCAGCCAGCAGGTTTGGTGAAGATGCTGGGTTTGGCTTTGGTGTATGAGTTACCTGTACCAAAAGTAGCGATTGCTGCTGTTTGTGGGAATATTTCTAATTTGGATAGTCACGTCGAACGCGCTGGAATTTTGGGTTTGTTGGAAATGAGCAATCCGCAAGCTGAATTTCACTATCGCGTTCCTCGGATATTGGCATCTTTGCTAGAATTTCCGGCTGATGCAGAAACTATTTATCGCACGGCTGGACAATTTCTTTATCGGATTTGGTGGGAAGAGTCGGAAACTAAATTAGAAGAAGAGGCTTTGGAAATTCATCGGTTAGCGTTGCTGGGGAAAGAAACAGAAATCGCGGTAAAATTGGCAAAAGTTCTGGCAATTAACTGGAATAATAAAAGCCGATTTAGGGAAGCGGTGCAGTTATGCAAACTTACCTTAAAATTGAATGAAGATTACCGCATTTTGCATGAATTAGCACGTTCTGAAGAAGCACTGGAAAAAGTTGAACTAGCACAGCAGTTCTATCAACAAGCACTCTCAATTTGTCCCCCAGAAAATGAAACAGAAAAAGCAAAAATTATTCATAACTTGGCTGGTAGCTATGTTACCACCGCAGATATCGAAAAAGCGTTCGCACTTTTTCAGCAATCTTTGGAACTATTTGAACGTATGGGTAACTTACAAGGAAAAGCCGCTACTTTGCACGAATTGGGTTATATGTACGTTAACAGGAGAGATATCGAAAAGGCGTTTCCATTTCTTCAGCAATCTTTGGATCTCAAGGAACGCATTGGTGACGTGCAAGGAAAAGCAGCTACTTTGCATGAATTGGGTCGGAGCTACGCTAAGACGGGAGATATCAAAAGAGCGATCGCATATTATCAGCAATCTTTGGAACTAACCGAACGCATTGGTGACGTGCAAGGAAAAGCCGCTACTTTACACGGTTTGGCTAATATCTACGCTGACACGGGAGATATCGATAATGCGATCGCATATTATCAACAATCTTTGGAACTAAACGAACGCATTGGTAACGTGCGAGGAAAAGCCGCTACTTTGCACTGTTTGGCTATTATCTACGCTGATATGGGAGAGCTCGAAAAAGCGATCGCATATTATCAGCAATCTTTGGAAATAACCGAACGCATTGGTGACGTAAAAACAAAAGCCGCTACTTTGAACAATTTGGGTTATATCTACGCTAACACGGGAGATATCGAAAATGCGATCGCATTTTATCAGCAATCTTTGGAACTAGACGAACGCATTGGTGACGTACAAGGAAAAGCCGCTACTTTGCACAATTTAGCTGACATTTACGCTAGCACGGGAGAGATGGAAAAAGCGAGCGGATTTTATCAGCAATCTTTGAAACTACACGAACGCATTGGTAACGCACAAGGAAAAGCCGCTAATTTGCACTGTTTGGCTATCATCTACGCTAACACGGGAGATATCGATCAGGCGATCGCTTTTTATCAGCAATCTTTGGAACTAAAGGAACGCACTGGTAACGTGCAAGGAAAAGCTATTACTTTGGGAATGTTGGGACAATTATTAGCATATAAAAGAGGAGAGTTTGACACGGCGCTAAATTATTTACAGCAATCTCTGGAAATCTTGCAGCGAATTAAATCACCCGATGCTGAAACGGCTAAGGGAATTATTACCCGCGTGCAAAAAATGGCTGCTAGTTCAAAACCTGTCAATTCAGAAAATCCTAGCCTCCAGAAACCCGGTTTCTTCAAGAAACCGGGTTTCTATTTTTCTGTGGGAATGTTTCGCCGTTACCTAGTTTGGGGATGCGTTTTGTTAGTGTTGGCGATGGCGGTTTGGGTGTTTTTCAAACAGGAAAAGCGGGAGGAAAAGCACTATAGGAGTTATAACATGGTGCAAAGAAACCCGGTTTCTTAG